From Leptolyngbya sp. KIOST-1, one genomic window encodes:
- a CDS encoding PAS domain S-box protein has product MTRDASGTFVNSWEREIKQRVSLSITPTAWRSLARLAQSQGTSRSEVIEQFARQLEAEGAPPGPGEQGQIAQLQEQIRLLQQRNHALETRLAHTPDPADRATEPKIVAILESITDAFVAFDRDWRYTYVNQAATQILHKTPEELIGKQVWKEVFPYLVDGVAYKAMHRAIAEQIPVAWEEFGEPLYRWLEARAYPSAEGVAVYFRDVTDRKQAEVERERLLGELEKERAQFEAVLRQMPAGVLIAEAATNKLVLANEQAQHILGYSFEQSYELEDYVPIVPLQAFRPSGELYAPHEYPLARSLRAGEVVADEEMELRYEDGRRIVISVSSAPVLDRQGQILAAAVVVQDITERQHTERLLRQQAEDLENQQKWLQTVLDLMPTPAVFIEPETAKITFSNHIANQLAGGDLPKHKSLEEYPDAYYCTDGQGDRIPTDQMPAVLIARGERLQNYEINWHTPGGVRPTLCWGEILPAMHGHPATGIGMFQDVTRLKQIEANLREAEERLQLALSSAQMVAWDVDIETQRVVCSPNAREIWGMEVGTTGAFRALIHPDDRPLLQQATAEAVVGDQFFAQEYRVVTASGEVRWLKSQGRLYLNGAGQPVRMVGVSIDISDRKQIEANREALLAELQRKERQQQFLIELNDAARTLQDSEEIIWQVVSATGQHFDASRCAYGEIDAAQEHAIIDRDYCDGVSSVVGTHQLKSFGADLLAELKQGKTIVVDDLEGDPRILNAGARAFAALAIRSLLCVPLVKRGRFVAMLVLHQATPRAWTADDVALMERIAEKTWLAVERSRAEAELRESEARLQLALNIGRMGTWEWDVQTDNVRWSAGHYTILGYQPDECEPSSQMWGSRVHPDDLSTVKAKMRQAMQERTDYHHEYRLLWPDGSLHWVEDRGQFSYDVQGHPKQSIGALIDITDRKLAEQEREQLLERERLARAQAEAAQRQLATIVDTSPIGLALLDGEQRFVAINEALAEINGLPRDQHLGRSVAELFGQTDPDIVEVIRQIYATGKPFISPNLAINAPGHGDRRPGYYNVYYLPTVDDHQRVERLLAYIVDVTERVKLERAQQYLSEASAVLASSLDYQTTLEQVARLTVPELADWCTVHMVEEDGTIDQIAVAHIDPAKLEWAYQIRDQYPLDPNEERGAALTLRTGQPELIPDIPDDLLVHAAKDPEHLEILRQVGFSSAMTVPLRSQDRVIGVISFISAESGRRYRDTDLQLAEELAHRASLAIENAQLYGAAQRDRAQAEAANRIKDEFLAVLSHELRSPLNPILGWARLLRSRPLDAAKTDQALETIERNAKLQTQLIEDLLDVSRILQGKLTLTVGPVNLASTVEAAIDTVRLAAEAKRIQLETHLNAIAGQVLGDTNRLQQVIWNLLSNAVKFTPAGGQVTITLEQVETSAQIQVSDTGKGIHPDFLPHVFDYFRQEDGTTTRQFGGLGLGLAIVRQIAELHGGLVAANSPGPNLGATFTVQLPLNLDKRAQPAAAEPLDNATDLAGLRVLVVDDEADMRDLATFILTQAGAEVATATSALQALSLLNQSVPDLLLCDIGMPDMDGYELIQQIRHRLHDQGGNIPAIALTAYAGDINQQQALAAGFQLHLAKPIEPDLLVSTIATLVQPRTKEC; this is encoded by the coding sequence ATGACACGCGACGCGAGCGGAACGTTTGTGAACAGCTGGGAGCGAGAGATCAAGCAACGAGTCAGTCTATCTATCACTCCTACGGCTTGGCGATCGCTTGCCCGGTTGGCCCAATCCCAGGGAACATCCCGATCGGAGGTGATCGAACAGTTCGCCCGTCAGTTAGAGGCGGAGGGTGCTCCCCCCGGCCCTGGAGAGCAGGGGCAGATCGCGCAGCTGCAAGAGCAGATTCGCTTGCTACAGCAGCGGAACCACGCCCTGGAGACGCGGCTGGCCCACACCCCAGACCCCGCTGACCGGGCGACAGAGCCTAAAATCGTCGCGATTTTAGAAAGCATTACCGATGCCTTCGTGGCCTTTGACCGCGACTGGCGCTACACCTACGTCAACCAGGCCGCCACCCAGATTTTGCACAAAACCCCAGAGGAGCTGATCGGCAAACAGGTGTGGAAGGAGGTGTTCCCCTACCTGGTGGATGGGGTGGCCTACAAGGCGATGCACCGGGCGATCGCCGAGCAAATACCGGTGGCCTGGGAAGAATTTGGCGAGCCCCTCTACCGCTGGCTGGAGGCCAGAGCCTACCCCTCAGCGGAGGGGGTGGCGGTATATTTTCGCGATGTGACCGACCGCAAACAGGCCGAGGTCGAGCGCGAGCGGCTGCTCGGCGAGCTGGAGAAGGAACGGGCCCAGTTTGAAGCGGTGCTGCGCCAGATGCCGGCGGGCGTACTGATTGCCGAAGCGGCGACGAACAAACTGGTGCTGGCCAACGAGCAGGCACAACACATCTTGGGCTACAGTTTCGAGCAGTCCTACGAACTGGAGGACTATGTACCCATCGTCCCCCTGCAGGCGTTTCGCCCCAGTGGGGAACTCTATGCGCCCCACGAGTACCCCCTGGCGCGATCGCTGCGGGCGGGAGAAGTCGTGGCCGATGAGGAAATGGAGCTGCGCTACGAAGACGGCAGGCGGATCGTTATCTCGGTCAGCTCGGCCCCAGTTTTGGACCGGCAGGGGCAAATTTTGGCGGCAGCGGTGGTGGTGCAAGACATCACCGAGCGCCAGCACACCGAACGGCTGCTGAGGCAGCAGGCGGAAGATCTGGAAAACCAGCAGAAATGGTTACAGACTGTCCTGGATTTAATGCCAACGCCCGCCGTCTTCATTGAACCTGAGACCGCCAAGATCACGTTTTCTAACCACATTGCCAATCAGTTGGCCGGGGGCGATTTACCCAAGCACAAATCCCTGGAGGAGTACCCCGACGCCTACTACTGCACCGATGGCCAGGGCGATCGCATCCCCACCGACCAGATGCCCGCCGTACTGATTGCCCGAGGGGAGCGCCTGCAGAACTATGAAATAAACTGGCATACCCCCGGCGGCGTGCGGCCCACCCTTTGTTGGGGAGAAATTCTACCCGCCATGCATGGCCATCCAGCGACCGGCATTGGCATGTTCCAGGATGTCACCCGCCTGAAGCAGATCGAGGCCAACCTGCGAGAGGCGGAAGAACGCCTCCAGCTCGCCCTCTCCTCGGCCCAGATGGTGGCCTGGGATGTGGATATCGAAACCCAGCGGGTGGTATGTTCCCCCAATGCCCGAGAGATTTGGGGCATGGAGGTGGGCACCACCGGGGCATTTCGGGCTCTCATCCATCCCGACGATCGCCCCCTGCTCCAGCAGGCAACCGCCGAAGCCGTGGTGGGCGATCAGTTCTTTGCCCAGGAGTATCGGGTGGTCACTGCCAGCGGTGAGGTACGCTGGCTCAAAAGCCAGGGACGGCTTTATCTCAACGGGGCTGGACAGCCCGTGCGCATGGTTGGGGTTTCTATCGACATTAGCGATCGCAAGCAGATCGAAGCCAACCGCGAAGCCCTGCTGGCCGAACTCCAGCGCAAAGAACGGCAGCAGCAGTTTTTGATTGAGCTGAATGACGCCGCCCGCACCCTGCAAGACTCGGAAGAGATTATCTGGCAGGTGGTTAGCGCCACCGGTCAGCACTTCGACGCCTCGCGCTGCGCCTACGGCGAAATCGATGCGGCCCAGGAGCACGCGATCATCGATCGCGACTACTGCGATGGCGTCAGCAGCGTTGTCGGTACTCACCAATTAAAGTCCTTTGGAGCCGATCTACTGGCCGAGCTAAAGCAGGGCAAAACCATCGTGGTCGACGATCTAGAGGGCGACCCTCGCATCCTTAACGCTGGGGCCAGGGCCTTTGCCGCCCTGGCGATCCGCTCGCTGCTCTGCGTCCCCCTGGTCAAGCGGGGGCGGTTTGTGGCTATGTTGGTGCTCCACCAGGCCACCCCCCGGGCCTGGACGGCAGACGATGTCGCCCTGATGGAGCGCATTGCCGAAAAGACCTGGCTGGCTGTGGAGCGATCGCGCGCCGAGGCCGAACTGCGCGAGAGCGAAGCCCGCCTCCAGCTCGCTCTCAATATTGGCCGCATGGGCACCTGGGAATGGGATGTTCAGACCGATAATGTCCGCTGGTCGGCGGGGCACTACACCATCCTGGGCTATCAGCCCGACGAATGTGAACCCAGCAGCCAGATGTGGGGTAGCCGTGTTCATCCCGATGACCTGTCCACCGTCAAGGCAAAAATGCGGCAGGCGATGCAAGAGCGCACCGACTACCACCACGAGTATCGACTGCTGTGGCCCGACGGCTCCCTGCACTGGGTTGAGGACAGGGGGCAGTTTTCCTACGATGTGCAGGGCCACCCCAAGCAATCTATCGGCGCTTTGATCGACATTACCGATCGCAAGCTCGCCGAGCAGGAGCGCGAACAGCTGCTCGAGCGCGAACGCCTGGCCCGCGCCCAGGCCGAAGCTGCCCAACGGCAGTTGGCCACCATCGTTGACACCTCCCCCATTGGCCTGGCGCTGCTGGATGGGGAGCAGCGTTTTGTCGCCATCAACGAAGCCCTGGCGGAGATCAATGGGCTACCGCGCGACCAACATCTGGGTAGGTCTGTAGCCGAGCTGTTTGGTCAAACCGATCCCGACATCGTTGAGGTGATTCGTCAGATCTACGCTACGGGAAAACCCTTTATCTCCCCCAACCTGGCGATCAATGCCCCTGGCCATGGCGATCGCCGCCCCGGCTACTACAACGTCTACTACCTGCCCACGGTGGACGACCACCAGCGGGTGGAACGGCTGCTGGCCTACATAGTTGATGTCACCGAGCGGGTTAAGCTGGAGCGCGCCCAGCAGTATCTGTCGGAGGCGAGCGCTGTGCTGGCATCGTCCCTTGACTACCAGACCACCCTGGAGCAGGTGGCCCGGCTCACCGTACCAGAACTGGCCGACTGGTGTACCGTCCACATGGTGGAAGAGGATGGCACCATCGACCAGATTGCCGTAGCCCACATCGACCCGGCCAAACTGGAGTGGGCCTACCAAATTCGCGATCAGTATCCCCTCGACCCCAATGAGGAGCGCGGTGCCGCCCTCACCCTGCGTACCGGGCAACCCGAGCTGATTCCTGACATTCCCGATGACCTGCTGGTCCATGCCGCTAAAGACCCTGAGCACCTGGAGATTTTGCGGCAGGTGGGCTTTAGTTCCGCCATGACGGTGCCCCTGCGCAGCCAGGACCGGGTGATTGGCGTGATTTCGTTCATCTCGGCCGAGTCGGGCCGCCGCTACAGGGACACCGATTTGCAGCTGGCCGAAGAGTTGGCCCACCGGGCTTCCCTGGCGATTGAAAATGCCCAGCTCTACGGGGCCGCCCAGCGCGATCGCGCCCAGGCAGAGGCCGCCAACCGGATCAAAGACGAGTTCCTGGCGGTGCTGTCCCACGAATTGCGATCGCCGCTGAATCCCATTCTGGGCTGGGCCCGACTCCTGCGCAGCCGCCCCCTGGATGCCGCCAAAACCGACCAGGCCCTGGAAACCATCGAGCGCAACGCCAAACTCCAGACCCAACTAATCGAAGACCTGCTCGACGTCTCCCGCATTTTGCAGGGCAAGCTGACCCTGACGGTGGGCCCGGTGAATCTGGCCAGCACCGTTGAGGCGGCGATCGACACCGTGCGCCTGGCGGCGGAGGCCAAGCGCATTCAGCTCGAAACTCATCTAAATGCGATCGCGGGTCAGGTCCTGGGCGACACCAACCGACTCCAGCAGGTGATTTGGAACCTGCTCTCCAATGCGGTTAAGTTCACCCCGGCGGGGGGACAGGTGACCATCACCCTGGAGCAGGTGGAGACCTCCGCCCAAATCCAGGTCAGCGACACCGGCAAGGGCATCCATCCCGACTTTTTGCCCCACGTATTCGACTACTTCCGGCAGGAAGACGGCACCACCACCCGTCAGTTTGGCGGCCTGGGCCTGGGCCTGGCGATCGTGCGGCAGATCGCCGAACTGCACGGCGGGCTGGTGGCCGCCAACAGCCCCGGCCCCAACCTGGGCGCGACCTTCACCGTGCAGCTGCCCCTCAACCTGGACAAACGGGCTCAGCCCGCCGCCGCCGAGCCCCTAGACAACGCCACCGACCTGGCTGGACTGCGGGTTCTGGTGGTCGATGACGAGGCCGACATGCGGGATCTGGCCACCTTTATTCTCACCCAGGCGGGAGCGGAAGTGGCCACCGCGACCTCTGCCCTCCAGGCCCTCAGCCTGCTGAACCAGTCGGTGCCCGACCTGCTGCTGTGCGACATCGGCATGCCCGACATGGATGGCTACGAGCTGATCCAGCAGATCCGCCATCGGCTGCACGACCAGGGGGGCAATATTCCAGCCATCGCCCTCACCGCCTACGCCGGCGACATCAATCAGCAGCAGGCCCTGGCCGCTGGCTTTCAGCTGCACCTGGCCAAACCTATCGAACCCGACCTGCTAGTGAGCACGATCGCCAC